The following coding sequences lie in one Treponema sp. OMZ 790 genomic window:
- the rplQ gene encoding 50S ribosomal protein L17 has protein sequence MKHKNGFNPLSRTTAHRRALHRNMVTSLFKYERITTTKQKAMEVRRTAEKLITRSKVDTFNNRRHAAKYIWDDNIVKKLFSDIGPRMKDRNGGYTRILKIGFREGDAADVAILELVDYDFEKKEKDTKKKDDSKKSDDKKAAKKEAGFKSSKGESEHKKNTDQVVDNSSNRRYNRVKGS, from the coding sequence ATGAAGCATAAGAACGGCTTTAATCCGCTCTCGCGTACAACTGCACATCGCCGTGCTTTGCACCGAAATATGGTTACATCGCTATTTAAGTACGAGCGGATTACGACAACAAAACAAAAAGCGATGGAAGTACGCCGAACTGCGGAAAAATTGATTACCCGCTCAAAGGTTGATACATTCAACAACAGGCGTCATGCTGCAAAGTATATCTGGGATGACAATATTGTAAAGAAGCTTTTCAGCGATATCGGTCCTAGAATGAAAGACAGAAACGGCGGTTACACCCGTATCTTAAAAATCGGCTTCCGTGAAGGCGATGCGGCTGATGTTGCTATCTTGGAACTTGTAGACTATGACTTTGAGAAAAAGGAAAAGGATACAAAGAAAAAAGATGATTCAAAAAAATCCGATGACAAGAAAGCTGCCAAAAAAGAAGCAGGTTTCAAATCATCAAAGGGTGAATCCGAGCACAAAAAGAATACCGACCAGGTAGTAGACAACTCATCAAATCGGAGGTACAACCGTGTCAAAGGCTCATAG
- a CDS encoding ATP-binding protein, translating to MKVILKRKIDNFLKDWKNRTNRLPLIVKGARQIGKTESIRFFAHQNYKNIVEINFALQPEFKTIFDQGFSVNNILKNISFIRPDCIFEAGNTLIFFDELQAMPNCATSLKSFKEDGRYDVICSGSLMGISYQEIESNSVGHKQEYQMYSMDFEEFLWAYGYKENQIDDIYHYLKNTQPLPKVKFNILSECFKDYLIVGGMPAIVKNYIEQKNFSGCLELQRMLLNDYEEDIIKYALDLEKAKILNVYRSIPVFLGKDNKKFKISKVRKNARSRDYTGITDWLKDSGIVNICYCLNFPELPLKGNCTYENYKIYYHDTGLLIAALDDEAQEDLRKNKNFNTYKGAIFENIISQMLVCAGYNLFFYKNEKSTIEMDFFVRDKDTLIPVEVKANDGATASLKNLINQKKYPDIKYGIKLSANNIGFNGEFYTIPYFLTFMLKKFLSEKKR from the coding sequence ATGAAAGTCATCTTAAAACGCAAAATCGACAACTTTCTCAAAGACTGGAAAAACAGAACGAATCGTTTACCCTTAATTGTAAAAGGAGCTCGTCAGATAGGTAAAACCGAATCTATAAGATTTTTTGCACATCAAAACTACAAAAATATTGTCGAAATAAATTTTGCTCTTCAACCTGAATTTAAAACAATATTTGATCAGGGTTTTTCCGTCAACAATATTCTAAAAAACATCTCTTTTATCCGCCCTGACTGCATTTTTGAAGCGGGTAATACATTGATTTTTTTTGATGAACTTCAAGCAATGCCGAATTGTGCGACAAGTTTAAAATCTTTTAAAGAAGACGGCCGCTATGATGTAATATGTTCGGGCTCATTGATGGGGATAAGCTATCAAGAAATCGAATCAAACAGCGTAGGACATAAGCAAGAATATCAAATGTATTCTATGGATTTTGAGGAATTCCTTTGGGCGTACGGATACAAAGAAAATCAAATTGATGACATATATCATTATTTAAAAAACACTCAGCCTCTTCCAAAAGTAAAATTCAATATTTTATCGGAATGTTTTAAGGATTATCTTATCGTTGGAGGGATGCCTGCAATTGTAAAAAACTACATTGAACAAAAAAACTTTTCAGGCTGTCTTGAGCTTCAAAGGATGCTCTTGAATGATTACGAAGAAGATATTATAAAATATGCCCTAGATTTGGAGAAGGCAAAAATTTTAAATGTTTATAGGAGTATACCTGTTTTTTTAGGCAAAGATAATAAAAAATTCAAAATTTCAAAAGTGCGAAAAAATGCCCGCAGTCGAGATTATACAGGAATTACTGATTGGCTTAAAGATTCCGGAATTGTAAATATTTGTTATTGTCTTAATTTTCCTGAGCTTCCACTGAAGGGAAACTGCACCTATGAAAACTACAAAATCTACTATCACGATACCGGCCTTCTTATTGCAGCCCTAGATGATGAAGCTCAAGAGGATCTAAGAAAAAATAAAAATTTTAATACCTACAAAGGTGCCATATTCGAAAACATCATATCTCAAATGCTTGTCTGTGCAGGGTATAATCTTTTCTTTTATAAAAATGAAAAATCGACAATAGAAATGGATTTTTTTGTACGCGACAAAGATACTCTCATTCCTGTAGAAGTTAAAGCCAATGATGGAGCAACAGCTTCTTTAAAAAATTTGATAAATCAAAAAAAATATCCCGATATAAAATACGGAATAAAATTATCAGCTAATAATATAGGCTTTAACGGAGAATTCTATACAATCCCATATTTTTTGACATTTATGCTAAAAAAGTTTTTATCCGAAAAAAAGCGATAA
- a CDS encoding PHP domain-containing protein, with amino-acid sequence MKENNLISNFHTHTYLCKHAEGRPVDYVKEAIKDGCSALGFSDHCPYPDSSWDYCRMGEYEINLYKSMVEEAAIDAPFPVYFGFECEWHTRYKSWYKDFLRDEMKSDFLVLGSHWYDSNGVLEYAPNLTKKELFGYIDFTIDGMRSGLYNFLAHPDLFLANVSKIDSDHAACSKALIEAAIDLDMPIEINGYGTFKRKIERSGIDEFIYPVRQFWELAHAMGAKIICNSDAHFPEHTILGCRNAIAFAESMGIEPMDTAAAIGFRSING; translated from the coding sequence ATGAAAGAAAACAACTTAATAAGCAATTTTCATACTCATACTTATTTGTGTAAACATGCTGAGGGGCGGCCCGTCGATTATGTAAAAGAGGCTATAAAGGATGGATGTTCTGCTCTCGGTTTTTCCGACCATTGCCCTTATCCCGATTCTTCATGGGATTATTGCCGCATGGGGGAGTATGAAATAAATCTTTATAAGAGCATGGTGGAGGAAGCCGCCATTGATGCTCCCTTCCCTGTTTATTTCGGGTTTGAGTGCGAGTGGCATACCCGCTATAAGAGCTGGTACAAGGATTTTTTACGAGATGAAATGAAATCGGATTTTTTGGTTTTGGGTTCCCATTGGTATGATTCTAATGGTGTTTTAGAGTATGCTCCTAATCTTACAAAAAAAGAACTTTTCGGATATATAGATTTTACAATTGATGGGATGAGATCCGGTCTTTATAATTTTTTGGCTCATCCTGATCTTTTTTTGGCGAATGTCTCAAAGATAGATTCCGATCACGCGGCTTGCTCGAAGGCTTTGATAGAAGCTGCCATTGATCTTGATATGCCTATAGAAATAAACGGTTACGGCACATTTAAAAGAAAAATTGAACGCTCAGGAATCGATGAGTTTATTTACCCTGTCCGGCAGTTTTGGGAACTTGCACACGCAATGGGTGCAAAGATTATCTGTAATTCCGATGCTCATTTTCCTGAGCATACTATTTTGGGCTGTAGGAATGCGATTGCTTTTGCAGAGAGCATGGGGATTGAGCCTATGGATACTGCCGCAGCGATAGGTTTCCGGAGTATAAATGGATAA
- a CDS encoding acylphosphatase: MDKGTLRAIRIVVKGRVQGVGFRYWTRSLAKSLKVKGWVRNLADYSVEIFAEADTETLGEFVYALKHEHPYARVESLNSEEVRVRGYKDFIIEN, from the coding sequence ATGGATAAGGGAACTTTGCGGGCTATTCGTATTGTAGTTAAGGGAAGAGTACAAGGAGTGGGCTTCCGTTATTGGACGCGCTCTCTTGCAAAGAGCCTTAAGGTAAAAGGCTGGGTGCGTAACCTTGCGGATTATTCAGTCGAAATTTTTGCAGAAGCCGATACGGAAACTCTCGGAGAATTCGTTTATGCTCTTAAACACGAACATCCTTATGCCCGTGTTGAAAGCCTTAACTCTGAAGAGGTGCGGGTAAGAGGTTATAAGGATTTTATTATTGAAAACTGA
- a CDS encoding glycerophosphoryl diester phosphodiesterase membrane domain-containing protein translates to MKTEWIKEEYKSIILGFIEGLPRFLKYQLITKFLISAIIFPGFGFIVQALINMRGLKAVSNNEIFKFILSPHGLIFLAIGIIILICGILVEVGGLITISAQVFFKKAESSYKELLKINLKKIPKMLELGTLLLVLYIIIIIVPLSGFGNNVSIIADFRIPNFIKSVIETNPLYTSLYFLLIAVLIFFSLRWIFCFHFLIIAGDKPSRALKKSAKLLKDNKKNFFIIFICFSLVNALIFSILNAVWMRAFLYLTGFLDLSLSIGRILMILLIITQNLILSLITLLVIPFEIYMLTVLFYKFTIQDKNFTPSSCPMVPEKIKPSLIDRILKHKKATFTLLFILIIIISVPLGLFFDDFFNTKNEIVIVGHRGGGGFDIPENSISSIKESIKHGVHFVEIDIQRTKDNFYILNHDKTFARMAGENRTAQDMTLGEIKNLDIGQNYPGYAGEKVCTLDEVLDLCKNRIGIFIELKCSSADKKMVDDVFRMVRIKKNAG, encoded by the coding sequence TTGAAAACTGAATGGATTAAAGAAGAATATAAATCTATCATACTGGGATTTATCGAGGGGCTTCCACGTTTTTTAAAGTATCAACTGATAACAAAATTTTTAATTTCAGCCATAATATTTCCCGGTTTCGGTTTTATAGTTCAAGCTCTTATAAATATGAGAGGTTTAAAAGCTGTAAGCAATAACGAGATATTTAAATTTATTTTAAGTCCGCACGGACTAATTTTTTTAGCAATCGGAATTATAATTTTGATTTGCGGAATTCTTGTAGAAGTGGGCGGATTGATAACTATAAGTGCTCAAGTTTTCTTTAAAAAAGCTGAAAGTTCTTATAAGGAACTTCTAAAAATAAATTTAAAGAAAATTCCTAAAATGCTGGAACTAGGAACCTTGCTTTTAGTTTTATATATAATAATAATAATTGTACCATTAAGCGGCTTTGGAAACAATGTGAGTATTATAGCCGATTTTAGAATTCCTAATTTTATTAAAAGTGTTATTGAAACAAATCCTTTATACACATCCTTATATTTTCTATTGATTGCAGTTCTGATTTTCTTTAGTTTGCGATGGATTTTTTGTTTTCATTTTTTAATAATCGCAGGCGACAAACCTTCGAGAGCTTTAAAAAAAAGTGCGAAGTTATTAAAAGATAATAAAAAAAATTTTTTTATTATCTTTATTTGTTTTTCACTTGTAAATGCACTTATCTTTTCTATTTTAAATGCAGTTTGGATGAGAGCATTTTTATACCTTACAGGTTTTTTAGATCTTTCATTAAGTATCGGAAGAATTTTAATGATATTATTGATTATAACTCAAAATTTAATTTTGAGTTTAATTACATTGCTTGTCATCCCATTTGAAATTTATATGCTCACTGTTTTGTTTTATAAATTTACAATACAGGATAAGAATTTTACTCCTTCCAGCTGTCCTATGGTTCCTGAAAAAATAAAGCCGTCTTTAATAGATAGAATTCTTAAACATAAAAAAGCAACATTCACGTTACTTTTTATTTTAATAATTATTATTTCGGTTCCATTAGGTTTATTTTTTGATGATTTTTTTAATACAAAAAATGAAATAGTAATTGTCGGTCATCGAGGAGGCGGCGGTTTTGATATTCCGGAAAACAGTATCTCGTCAATTAAAGAATCCATAAAGCATGGAGTTCACTTTGTTGAAATTGATATTCAACGAACAAAAGATAATTTTTATATACTTAATCATGATAAAACCTTTGCCCGTATGGCAGGAGAAAACCGCACTGCGCAGGATATGACTTTGGGAGAAATCAAAAATCTTGATATCGGTCAAAACTATCCCGGATATGCAGGAGAAAAAGTTTGTACCTTGGATGAAGTTCTGGATTTATGTAAAAATCGGATAGGCATTTTTATAGAATTAAAATGTTCGAGTGCAGATAAAAAAATGGTAGACGATGTTTTTCGTATGGTTAGAATTAAAAAAAATGCAGGATGA
- a CDS encoding glycerophosphodiester phosphodiesterase family protein — translation MVSSKELLEYAKIKYPEIKTGFVFFFALGDTGKFDANYIILEEDAASSSTLNKIHKAGKFAIVWTVNKEKSMEKFVGEDVDGIITDDVKSLKEIMAKRNHRSDLEILLDLINR, via the coding sequence ATGGTATCATCTAAAGAACTTTTAGAATATGCAAAAATAAAGTATCCTGAAATTAAAACAGGCTTTGTTTTCTTTTTTGCCTTAGGCGATACGGGAAAATTTGATGCAAACTATATCATATTGGAAGAAGATGCTGCGAGTTCTTCTACATTAAATAAAATTCACAAAGCCGGAAAGTTTGCAATTGTGTGGACGGTCAATAAAGAAAAATCTATGGAAAAATTTGTTGGAGAAGACGTTGACGGTATTATAACCGATGACGTAAAAAGTTTAAAAGAAATAATGGCAAAACGAAATCATCGTTCAGACTTGGAAATTCTTTTAGATTTAATAAATCGCTAG
- a CDS encoding MFS transporter, giving the protein MKQKDGFRKYLPITFLIGAGFFTMGLMDPLYDSYVTIFLSRYIPFKWLVGMLMSLDNVLAILLIPIVSAWSDRTRTKIGRRMPWIIVLLPLSAITFSYIPYAAKTSLTALIIVLALLNLFKQSVRGPVIALMPDIVPAEFRSQGNGVINTMGNIAAIVGTLFLARLMDIDTVLPIIGHTKDVLSFPAAGLLVILATLMLFLFVKEKNVPPPVSPEKEEEKKVPFIQAMKTVLAGRKIEGEEKPDKSALFVLVSLFLWFLGYQGMLPYIAEYSIKNFGVSTGQGAFAAGMVGIASALSAIPMGYAASKWGRKRMIRIALVVVASLCLAQFFLTEIAYILGLAGGQIKYLFWGMMFIFGIFWICIIANSFPMLWQMAGFSHIGLYTGLYYTFSQGAAIIAPFLAGLIIDFAGHRAVFVYCACFFLLAWLMMGRVTRGEKHDKVE; this is encoded by the coding sequence ATGAAACAAAAAGACGGATTTAGAAAATACCTTCCGATAACTTTTTTGATCGGAGCAGGTTTTTTTACGATGGGACTTATGGATCCATTGTATGACAGTTATGTAACGATTTTTTTAAGCCGTTATATTCCTTTTAAATGGCTTGTCGGAATGTTGATGTCTCTTGATAATGTTTTGGCAATATTATTAATCCCCATTGTTTCGGCATGGTCGGATCGAACCCGCACAAAAATAGGAAGACGAATGCCGTGGATAATTGTTCTTCTTCCCCTGTCGGCAATTACCTTTAGTTATATTCCCTATGCAGCAAAGACCTCATTAACTGCATTGATAATAGTGCTTGCCTTGCTTAATTTATTTAAACAATCGGTGCGGGGCCCCGTAATTGCTTTAATGCCTGACATTGTTCCCGCGGAATTCCGCTCGCAGGGAAACGGAGTTATAAACACTATGGGAAACATTGCAGCAATAGTGGGAACATTATTTTTAGCCCGTCTAATGGACATAGATACAGTCCTTCCCATTATAGGACACACAAAGGATGTTCTTTCCTTTCCTGCAGCAGGTCTTTTGGTAATCCTTGCAACCCTAATGCTCTTTCTCTTTGTAAAAGAAAAAAATGTTCCGCCTCCCGTTTCTCCCGAAAAAGAAGAAGAAAAAAAAGTTCCCTTTATACAAGCTATGAAAACCGTATTGGCAGGCAGAAAAATTGAAGGCGAAGAAAAGCCTGATAAGAGTGCCCTCTTTGTTCTTGTTTCGCTTTTTTTATGGTTCCTAGGTTATCAAGGAATGCTGCCTTATATCGCCGAGTACAGCATAAAAAATTTCGGTGTATCAACAGGTCAGGGAGCCTTTGCAGCAGGAATGGTAGGCATAGCCTCAGCCTTGTCAGCCATTCCAATGGGATATGCCGCAAGTAAGTGGGGACGAAAAAGAATGATAAGGATCGCCTTAGTCGTTGTCGCAAGCTTGTGTCTAGCCCAATTTTTCTTAACCGAAATTGCATACATCCTAGGACTTGCAGGAGGACAAATAAAATATCTTTTTTGGGGTATGATGTTTATCTTCGGTATTTTTTGGATCTGTATAATAGCAAACTCCTTCCCGATGCTTTGGCAAATGGCAGGCTTTTCTCACATAGGTCTTTACACAGGTTTATACTATACCTTTTCTCAAGGAGCTGCAATAATAGCCCCCTTCCTTGCAGGTCTTATAATCGACTTTGCAGGCCACAGGGCCGTCTTTGTATACTGTGCATGTTTTTTCCTTCTTGCATGGCTTATGATGGGAAGGGTTACAAGAGGCGAAAAGCACGATAAGGTAGAATAG
- a CDS encoding glycerophosphodiester phosphodiesterase family protein, whose protein sequence is MIKEILPNAKRPLLFGHRGVPSLAPENTMASFEKAVELGIPGVELDVHLTKTGELVVVHDSSIKRTGRIYENGRPIEAPDLKVEDLSWEELQKYDFGLWFSKEYEGERLPLLYDVLKLLGSDIYVDIEIKIDNLKYNDVVEKIYQVLQDILKILPENPHRFLVSSFNPFAIRYFSKICSDIPTALIYDKHPNTPFFLKKGRGLLFCKPDILKSSYKCFTKKKNKEVWCWTVDDKENAAELIKNGVSGITSNRPQDIREIL, encoded by the coding sequence ATGATAAAAGAAATTTTACCTAATGCAAAACGCCCCCTTCTTTTTGGTCACCGAGGAGTTCCAAGCTTAGCTCCTGAAAATACTATGGCCTCATTTGAAAAAGCTGTAGAGCTGGGTATCCCCGGAGTTGAACTGGATGTGCATTTAACCAAAACAGGAGAACTTGTTGTTGTTCATGATTCCTCAATTAAGCGCACCGGAAGAATTTATGAAAATGGAAGGCCTATTGAGGCTCCGGATTTGAAAGTTGAAGATTTATCTTGGGAAGAATTACAAAAATACGACTTCGGTCTTTGGTTTTCAAAAGAATATGAGGGAGAAAGGCTTCCCCTGCTGTATGATGTGCTTAAACTTTTAGGTTCCGATATATATGTAGATATAGAAATTAAAATAGATAACTTAAAATACAATGACGTTGTAGAAAAAATTTATCAGGTTTTGCAGGATATTTTAAAAATTCTGCCTGAAAATCCGCACAGATTTTTGGTTTCTTCTTTTAATCCCTTTGCAATAAGATATTTTTCAAAAATATGTTCCGATATTCCTACTGCCTTAATCTATGATAAGCATCCCAACACTCCCTTCTTTTTAAAAAAGGGCAGGGGGCTTTTATTTTGTAAACCTGATATTTTAAAGTCTTCTTATAAATGCTTTACTAAAAAGAAAAATAAAGAAGTTTGGTGCTGGACTGTTGACGATAAAGAAAATGCCGCGGAGCTTATCAAAAATGGAGTAAGCGGAATTACTTCTAATAGGCCTCAGGATATAAGGGAGATTTTATAA
- a CDS encoding ketopantoate reductase family protein: protein MKILIYGAGVIGSLYAVYFSKGGSDVSIYARGSRLQELKEKGLSYFEKKKIKTANVKVLEKVFDDDIYDFIFLTVREDNLKEALSELKENKSKTIVTMVNTISPYAELEKLCGKGKILPAFPGAGGSIDDGILDAALTPRLIQPTTFGEKDGKKTERSKLLASFFKKSKIPYQIVPDMHKWQLSHLAMVVPLADAYYKSDEPKTVYLNKKIMYEAGKTMRDNFRFLAKRKMLSPNKFYLVTICPLFLIAFILKLTYKSEFGNKFMYRHSMKAPKEMQKLKENLNLVLKNL from the coding sequence ATGAAAATTTTAATTTATGGGGCCGGGGTTATAGGAAGTTTATATGCGGTTTATTTTTCAAAAGGAGGCTCTGATGTTTCAATCTATGCAAGGGGAAGCCGTTTGCAGGAATTAAAAGAAAAAGGTCTATCCTATTTTGAAAAAAAGAAAATAAAAACTGCAAATGTGAAAGTGCTTGAAAAAGTTTTTGATGATGATATCTACGATTTTATTTTTTTAACCGTGCGTGAAGATAACTTAAAAGAAGCCTTGAGCGAATTAAAAGAAAACAAGAGCAAAACCATAGTTACAATGGTAAACACCATAAGCCCATATGCCGAGCTTGAAAAACTTTGCGGAAAAGGAAAAATTCTACCGGCTTTTCCGGGAGCGGGAGGCAGTATTGATGACGGCATCTTGGATGCAGCCCTCACTCCCCGCCTTATTCAGCCTACAACATTCGGAGAAAAGGACGGTAAAAAAACTGAACGCTCAAAACTTCTAGCTTCTTTTTTCAAAAAGAGCAAGATTCCTTATCAGATTGTCCCCGATATGCATAAATGGCAGCTTTCCCATCTTGCAATGGTCGTTCCGCTTGCGGATGCTTATTATAAAAGCGATGAGCCTAAAACCGTATACTTAAACAAAAAAATTATGTATGAGGCAGGTAAAACGATGAGGGATAATTTTAGATTCTTGGCAAAACGGAAAATGCTTTCTCCAAATAAATTTTATCTTGTTACAATTTGTCCTCTTTTTCTTATCGCCTTCATCTTAAAACTAACATATAAGAGCGAATTCGGAAATAAGTTTATGTACCGCCATTCAATGAAGGCTCCTAAAGAAATGCAAAAACTAAAAGAAAACCTTAATCTTGTTTTAAAGAATTTATAA
- a CDS encoding GNAT family N-acetyltransferase: protein MKTKDIETERLILRSMTLDDADFAAKLWGDPENGKYLADAPYKNGDELRKVIYDIDEWEDEYPFIAVCKNTGEPVATCCLGTEGPKGHWGFGYTVKKELWGQGLATEMVKALINFAYSFGVHNFYCTVAKENKASCRVMEKCGLKIKETQIFKKRGTDMEFESNIYTMNME, encoded by the coding sequence ATGAAAACAAAAGATATAGAAACGGAAAGACTTATTTTACGCAGTATGACACTTGACGATGCGGATTTTGCAGCAAAACTTTGGGGTGATCCTGAAAACGGAAAGTATCTTGCAGATGCACCGTATAAAAACGGCGATGAACTTAGAAAGGTAATTTACGATATAGATGAATGGGAAGATGAATATCCTTTTATTGCTGTTTGCAAAAATACAGGAGAGCCAGTTGCAACCTGCTGTTTAGGGACGGAAGGACCAAAGGGTCATTGGGGCTTCGGCTATACAGTAAAAAAAGAATTATGGGGCCAAGGGCTTGCAACCGAGATGGTAAAAGCTTTGATAAATTTTGCTTACTCATTCGGCGTACATAATTTTTATTGTACAGTTGCAAAAGAAAATAAGGCCTCTTGCCGAGTGATGGAAAAATGCGGATTAAAAATAAAAGAGACACAAATATTTAAAAAACGCGGTACGGATATGGAATTTGAATCAAATATTTATACAATGAACATGGAGTAA
- a CDS encoding GNAT family N-acetyltransferase — MRLTSSVIAVLKKYQKYGIGISLINRVINYFKNQDLEIYLDVEAKNKTAINWYNKCGFIQTIK; from the coding sequence ATTCGGCTTACATCAAGTGTTATTGCAGTTCTAAAAAAATATCAAAAATACGGTATCGGAATATCTCTTATAAATAGAGTCATAAATTATTTTAAAAATCAGGATTTGGAAATCTATCTTGATGTCGAAGCAAAAAATAAAACGGCAATAAATTGGTACAACAAGTGCGGATTTATTCAAACTATTAAGTAA
- a CDS encoding class I SAM-dependent methyltransferase, with translation MLDNKGFDLWSNNYDKQVEISDEENVYPFAGYKKVLGTVYEKIRHQNAKDILDIGFGTGILTKKLYDDGYNICGIDFSIEMIKKAKQKMPNAELLQFDFADGLPKEFAAKQFDVIISTYAIHHIDDEAKKSYILRLLKSLKPKGIIIFGDVSFETEEDMEAARKKDYDLWDDEEYYLIAERFNFWFPHLKTDFIKISYCSGVFIIYKEQNAELD, from the coding sequence ATGCTGGACAATAAAGGTTTTGACCTATGGTCAAATAATTATGACAAACAAGTAGAAATATCCGACGAAGAAAATGTTTATCCGTTTGCCGGCTATAAAAAGGTTCTCGGTACGGTATACGAAAAGATCCGCCATCAAAATGCTAAAGATATTTTAGACATAGGATTCGGTACGGGCATTTTAACAAAAAAACTTTATGACGACGGCTATAATATTTGCGGAATAGACTTTTCAATTGAGATGATCAAAAAAGCAAAACAAAAAATGCCGAATGCAGAACTTTTACAATTTGATTTTGCAGACGGACTCCCGAAAGAATTCGCAGCAAAACAATTCGATGTTATAATCAGCACCTACGCAATTCATCACATAGATGACGAAGCAAAAAAATCATATATTCTCAGGCTGTTAAAATCTTTAAAACCTAAGGGAATTATTATTTTCGGAGATGTCTCATTTGAAACGGAAGAAGATATGGAAGCGGCAAGAAAAAAAGACTATGACCTATGGGACGATGAAGAATATTACTTAATTGCCGAAAGATTTAATTTTTGGTTTCCTCATTTAAAAACGGATTTTATCAAAATATCTTATTGCTCAGGCGTATTTATAATTTATAAGGAGCAAAATGCAGAATTGGATTAA
- a CDS encoding Rrf2 family transcriptional regulator produces the protein MQIGTKFSVSIHILLCVEFFKDKCKVTSDFLAESVKTNPVVIRKLMGALKDAGLIEITQGTGGIALKKNANQITFLDIFNAVESVKDGKLFKIHDTPPNECPVAQRINFLLDGYFMDAQTALEKKLNSFTLQAILNKIKNMQIS, from the coding sequence ATGCAAATAGGAACAAAATTTTCGGTGTCAATTCATATTCTACTCTGCGTGGAATTCTTTAAAGATAAGTGTAAGGTAACCAGCGATTTTCTTGCCGAAAGCGTAAAGACAAATCCGGTAGTTATACGAAAACTGATGGGCGCGTTAAAAGATGCCGGGCTTATAGAAATTACTCAAGGAACAGGCGGTATCGCATTAAAAAAAAATGCAAACCAAATAACCTTCCTCGATATTTTTAATGCGGTAGAATCCGTAAAAGACGGCAAACTTTTTAAAATACATGATACACCTCCGAACGAATGCCCTGTTGCACAAAGAATAAATTTTTTACTTGACGGCTACTTTATGGACGCTCAAACCGCCCTCGAAAAAAAATTAAATTCATTTACCCTGCAAGCGATTTTAAATAAAATAAAAAACATGCAGATATCTTAA
- a CDS encoding SDR family oxidoreductase, with the protein MKKIAIIGANGKQGQCLTNEAVMRGFDVTAVIRQPCAKNEKVKVLQKDLFDLKPEDLASFDAVIDAFGAWTPETFNLHITSLRHLCDCLKNTKTRLLVVGGAACLYTDKEHKTILLNAPDFPKEFRPLAQAETDAFFELKERKDVLWTYLSPPLYFKVEGERTGKYKLAGKELSFNSQGESTISYADYAVAMIDEVENAKFVQDNFSVVSL; encoded by the coding sequence ATGAAAAAGATTGCAATTATCGGAGCAAATGGAAAGCAAGGTCAATGCCTCACAAATGAAGCTGTAATGCGGGGCTTTGATGTAACTGCCGTTATCCGTCAGCCTTGCGCTAAAAATGAAAAGGTAAAGGTTCTTCAAAAAGATTTATTTGATTTAAAACCTGAAGATTTGGCAAGCTTTGATGCGGTCATCGATGCCTTTGGCGCGTGGACACCGGAAACTTTTAATCTGCACATCACTTCATTAAGGCATTTATGTGATTGCTTAAAAAACACTAAAACGCGGCTTTTAGTAGTCGGAGGAGCAGCTTGCCTTTACACGGACAAGGAGCATAAAACAATCTTACTTAATGCTCCCGATTTTCCCAAAGAATTCCGGCCCCTGGCACAGGCAGAAACGGATGCTTTTTTTGAATTAAAGGAAAGAAAAGATGTTTTGTGGACTTACTTATCGCCGCCATTGTATTTTAAGGTCGAAGGTGAACGTACCGGAAAATATAAACTTGCAGGTAAAGAGCTCTCTTTCAATTCGCAGGGAGAGAGTACAATAAGCTATGCCGATTATGCCGTTGCTATGATTGATGAAGTAGAAAATGCAAAATTCGTTCAAGATAATTTTTCGGTTGTAAGTTTATAA